From the Bubalus kerabau isolate K-KA32 ecotype Philippines breed swamp buffalo chromosome 2, PCC_UOA_SB_1v2, whole genome shotgun sequence genome, one window contains:
- the LOC129643380 gene encoding histone-lysine N-methyltransferase SETMAR-like, whose protein sequence is MLLSQFKMSHKAVDTTRNINNAFGLETADKCTVWWWFKKFCLGDESLEVEECSGQPLVVDSDQVRAITEADPVTATQEIAQEHNINHSVVVRHLKQIGKVKKLNKQCLMN, encoded by the exons aTGTTGCTGTCCCag TTCAAAATGAGTCATAAAGCAGTGGACACAACTCGCAACATCAATAATGCATTTGGCCTGGAAACTGCTGACAAATGTACAGTGtggtggtggttcaagaagttttgtctaggagacgagagccttgaagTTGAGGAATGCAGTGGCCAGCCATTGGTTGTTGACAGTGACCAAGTGAGAGCCATCACTGAAGCTGATCCTGTTACAGCTACACAAGAAATTGCCCAAGAGCACAACATCAATCATTCTGTGGTCGttcggcatttgaagcaaattggaaaggtgaaaaagctcaataagcaGTGCCTTATGaactga